A single Streptomyces sannanensis DNA region contains:
- a CDS encoding serine protease, whose amino-acid sequence MAVTDNARAEQLKHAEAAAERYARTSAERQSIERRQDAGVKFPDSPEALAVRATRLLDRQGVPAAAVVESIREEPLDAPAAYERILGLSKELQAWSFLPRGARVARTVARISVRENGRELPLGTGFLVSPRLLMTNHHVLSDPATVQQCFVEFDAQVTIDNTPAAPVRLEFDPGAFFLADEALDFALVLVRPVSDSQAPGEVFGWNRLSVQQGKLVIGEPVNVIGHPMGRLKEIAVRDNALQVRLDDFLHYKTDTEPGNSGSPVYNDQWEVVALHHSGVPKKDAQGRTLRKDGQVWQPGDGDDAIDWVSNEGVRVSSILKHLATVPLDPTRRALLGEMGMDSGLQEAAAAPQPPLQPAAVVPPAVAVPRPTREAAAAHVGLRARRTAFGGNRHLVFLHGRSQQGKDPEQLRRDWTAGLNQGLTRAGITPIDPADTWFPYYGDRLTEVVRQHEAVPRSFEELAAAPVAEACAPAGPSRETYERLIAEAAGRSGMPQEGRLAPERFGGSVVGALQRELSWLAAKTDLDEWVIATILRDVAAYLDDPGVRDAVLDCVLETMPASGEVVFVTHSLGTVVGMDLITRLSPELDLTLLVTAGSPLGLDAVYSHLLVGGPKRPERVAHWLNAWCPTDAVAIGCPLGDSWKGELTDLAVANARDRAHSIEEYLGHPEVASTIGHTIIPA is encoded by the coding sequence ATGGCAGTGACGGACAACGCACGCGCGGAACAGCTGAAGCACGCCGAGGCCGCGGCCGAGCGCTATGCCCGGACCAGCGCCGAGCGGCAATCGATCGAGCGCCGGCAGGACGCCGGGGTGAAGTTCCCGGATTCCCCGGAGGCCCTCGCAGTCCGCGCCACACGGCTGCTCGACCGGCAGGGGGTGCCCGCCGCGGCGGTGGTCGAGAGCATCCGCGAGGAGCCGCTGGACGCGCCAGCCGCGTACGAACGCATCCTCGGCCTCTCCAAGGAGCTGCAGGCCTGGAGCTTCCTGCCGCGCGGCGCACGGGTGGCGCGCACCGTCGCCCGGATCTCGGTCCGGGAGAACGGACGCGAGCTGCCCCTCGGCACCGGCTTCCTGGTGTCGCCACGCCTGCTGATGACCAACCACCATGTACTGTCCGACCCGGCGACCGTGCAGCAGTGCTTCGTCGAGTTCGACGCCCAGGTGACCATCGACAACACCCCCGCTGCGCCCGTCCGGCTCGAGTTCGATCCCGGCGCCTTCTTCCTGGCTGACGAGGCACTCGATTTCGCACTGGTGCTGGTCCGCCCCGTCAGCGACAGCCAAGCGCCGGGGGAGGTGTTCGGGTGGAACAGGCTCAGCGTCCAGCAGGGCAAGCTGGTCATCGGTGAGCCGGTGAACGTCATCGGTCACCCGATGGGCCGCCTCAAGGAGATCGCCGTCCGCGACAACGCGCTCCAGGTCCGGCTCGACGACTTCCTGCACTACAAGACCGACACCGAGCCCGGGAACTCGGGCTCGCCGGTCTACAACGACCAGTGGGAAGTGGTGGCCCTGCACCACAGCGGTGTGCCGAAGAAGGACGCCCAGGGCCGCACCCTGCGCAAGGACGGGCAGGTCTGGCAGCCCGGCGACGGTGACGACGCCATCGACTGGGTGTCGAACGAAGGCGTACGCGTCAGTTCCATCCTCAAGCACCTCGCCACTGTGCCGCTCGATCCCACGCGACGCGCCCTGTTGGGCGAGATGGGCATGGACTCCGGCCTCCAGGAGGCGGCAGCCGCACCGCAACCTCCTCTGCAGCCCGCAGCCGTCGTTCCGCCCGCCGTCGCCGTGCCACGGCCCACTCGCGAAGCGGCCGCCGCACACGTCGGCCTCAGAGCCCGGAGAACGGCCTTCGGCGGCAATCGGCACCTGGTCTTCCTGCACGGCAGGAGCCAGCAGGGCAAGGACCCCGAGCAGCTCCGCCGGGACTGGACCGCAGGGCTGAACCAGGGGCTCACCCGCGCCGGGATCACTCCGATCGATCCGGCGGACACCTGGTTCCCGTACTACGGCGACAGGCTCACGGAGGTCGTCCGGCAGCATGAAGCCGTTCCCCGTTCCTTCGAGGAGCTGGCGGCCGCGCCGGTGGCGGAGGCATGTGCACCCGCAGGCCCGTCCAGAGAGACGTACGAACGACTGATTGCGGAGGCGGCGGGCCGTTCGGGAATGCCTCAGGAGGGCCGGCTGGCCCCCGAGCGGTTCGGGGGCTCCGTGGTCGGGGCCCTGCAGCGGGAGCTGAGCTGGCTGGCGGCCAAGACCGACCTGGACGAGTGGGTCATCGCCACGATCCTCCGGGACGTTGCCGCGTACCTCGACGACCCGGGCGTCCGGGATGCGGTCCTGGACTGCGTGCTGGAAACGATGCCCGCCTCCGGCGAGGTCGTCTTCGTGACCCACAGCCTCGGCACGGTCGTCGGTATGGACCTCATCACCCGACTCTCCCCGGAACTGGACCTCACCCTGCTCGTCACCGCCGGCAGCCCCCTGGGGCTGGACGCGGTCTACAGCCACCTGCTCGTCGGTGGCCCCAAGCGCCCGGAACGAGTGGCCCACTGGCTGAACGCATGGTGCCCGACCGACGCCGTTGCCATCGGATGCCCGCTGGGGGACAGCTGGAAGGGCGAACTGACCGATCTGGCCGTCGCCAACGCGCGCGACCGGGCACACAGCATCGAGGAGTACCTCGGCCACCCGGAGGTGGCTTCCACGATCGGGCACACGATCATCCCGGCATGA
- a CDS encoding sigma 54-interacting transcriptional regulator, whose amino-acid sequence MTTDRTTPTAPGPLAAADDLNRRLCARRTEPSAHPQLEALALAVTANQPVLLWGEPGIGKSAGLEQLADGLGLPLETVIASVHEPSDFAGLPIVGDDPAVTGVPMAPPDWAVRLSRAGQGLLFFDELSSAPPAVQAALLRVVLERRVGSLVLPEAVRIVAAANPPSSAADGWHLSPPLANRFVHLHWTHDPRTVARGMAGTWPEVTVPVVDAAKVPGAVARARGAISGFLTARPGLVHHIPGDAESRGRSWPSPRTWEMALRLLATGYATGAGREALAAALTGAVGDGAGIELLSYLEHLDLPDPDRVLADPDAFALPERGDRQLAFLIAVVAAIQSDLTRLRWEAGWTVLAKAVDAGVPDVAARAATDLAAMRHLDWPVPPGIDGFLGLLQMSGALPGSR is encoded by the coding sequence GTGACCACCGACCGCACCACGCCCACCGCGCCGGGCCCGCTGGCCGCCGCGGACGACCTCAACCGCAGGCTGTGCGCACGGCGGACCGAGCCCTCCGCACATCCTCAACTGGAGGCGCTCGCACTTGCCGTGACGGCAAATCAGCCCGTCCTGCTGTGGGGTGAGCCGGGCATCGGCAAGTCGGCCGGACTGGAACAGCTCGCCGACGGACTCGGCCTGCCGCTGGAGACGGTCATCGCCAGCGTGCACGAGCCGTCCGACTTCGCAGGCCTGCCCATCGTCGGTGACGACCCGGCTGTGACCGGCGTGCCGATGGCCCCGCCGGACTGGGCGGTCCGGCTCTCCCGGGCCGGCCAGGGCCTGCTCTTCTTCGATGAACTGTCCTCCGCACCGCCGGCCGTGCAGGCGGCGCTGCTGCGTGTCGTACTCGAACGCCGGGTCGGCAGCCTCGTCCTGCCCGAGGCGGTGCGTATCGTCGCCGCCGCCAACCCACCGTCGAGCGCCGCGGACGGCTGGCATCTCAGCCCGCCACTCGCCAACCGCTTCGTCCACCTCCACTGGACCCACGACCCCCGCACGGTGGCACGCGGCATGGCCGGCACCTGGCCCGAGGTGACCGTGCCCGTGGTCGACGCCGCCAAGGTGCCCGGTGCGGTCGCGCGGGCCCGAGGAGCGATCTCCGGCTTCCTCACGGCCCGGCCCGGTCTGGTGCACCACATACCCGGCGACGCGGAGAGCCGGGGCCGGTCATGGCCGTCCCCGCGTACCTGGGAGATGGCGCTCAGGCTGCTCGCGACCGGATACGCGACCGGCGCCGGGCGCGAGGCGCTGGCCGCCGCGCTCACCGGCGCCGTCGGGGACGGCGCGGGCATCGAACTGCTGTCGTACCTCGAACACCTCGATCTCCCCGACCCCGACCGCGTGCTCGCCGATCCGGACGCCTTCGCCCTGCCCGAACGCGGCGACCGGCAGCTCGCGTTCCTCATCGCGGTGGTCGCCGCGATCCAGAGCGACCTCACCCGGCTGCGCTGGGAGGCCGGCTGGACGGTGCTGGCCAAGGCCGTGGACGCGGGCGTCCCGGACGTGGCCGCCCGGGCCGCGACCGACCTCGCGGCGATGCGGCACCTCGACTGGCCCGTACCGCCCGGTATCGACGGATTCCTGGGCCTGCTGCAGATGTCCGGGGCCCTGCCCGGCAGCCGGTGA
- a CDS encoding vWA domain-containing protein, with product MTESGGALDMTKLLAARYRAASDRPYLASALYALTVVPRPEVPTMGVDRHWRCYVSPAFVDATPVPELAGVWVHEVAHLLRDHHGRADRLPAADQRDRHRVNVAQDCEINDDLLSDGLRLPEGRMEPRLFGLPEGQLFEAYLGQLPPHVQGPDCGSGAHGRPVPWELQGSAGPARLGEVEAQALRRHTAEAMRAHQRSRGTLPAGWQRWVEEILEPTVDWRQALSGAVREAAAWAGGAVDYTYRRPSRRTPALRGVVLPSLRRPLPRVAVVIDTSGSMGDAELAAALAEVTGVLREVGVRGNRVTVLACDAGVHAVSRVTATEQITLGGGGGTDMRVGIDSALAARDRPNIVIVLTDGFTPWPDEVPSCRLIAALISAGAPEPPNWVETVRIPA from the coding sequence ATGACGGAATCCGGCGGCGCCCTGGACATGACCAAGCTGCTCGCCGCCCGCTACCGGGCGGCGAGCGACCGGCCCTATCTCGCGTCCGCGCTGTACGCCCTGACCGTCGTGCCACGCCCCGAGGTGCCGACGATGGGCGTGGACCGGCACTGGCGCTGCTATGTGTCGCCTGCCTTCGTCGACGCGACGCCCGTGCCCGAACTCGCGGGCGTCTGGGTGCACGAGGTGGCGCACCTGCTGCGTGACCACCACGGTCGCGCCGACCGGCTCCCCGCCGCCGACCAGCGCGACCGGCACCGCGTCAATGTCGCCCAGGACTGCGAGATCAACGACGACCTCCTCTCCGACGGCCTGCGCCTGCCCGAGGGACGGATGGAACCCCGGCTGTTCGGTCTGCCCGAGGGTCAGCTGTTCGAGGCGTATCTCGGCCAACTGCCGCCGCATGTGCAGGGGCCGGACTGCGGGTCGGGCGCCCACGGCCGGCCGGTGCCCTGGGAGCTTCAGGGGTCCGCCGGCCCCGCCCGGCTCGGCGAGGTCGAGGCGCAGGCACTGAGGCGGCACACCGCCGAGGCCATGCGCGCCCACCAACGCAGCCGCGGCACCCTGCCCGCGGGCTGGCAGCGCTGGGTCGAGGAGATCCTGGAACCCACGGTGGACTGGCGGCAGGCGCTCTCCGGCGCGGTCCGGGAAGCCGCCGCGTGGGCCGGCGGGGCCGTCGACTACACCTACCGCCGACCGTCGCGCCGCACCCCGGCGCTGCGGGGTGTCGTCCTGCCGAGCCTGCGCCGCCCGCTGCCCCGGGTGGCCGTTGTCATCGACACCTCCGGCTCAATGGGCGACGCCGAACTCGCCGCCGCCCTCGCGGAGGTAACCGGCGTCCTGCGCGAGGTCGGTGTACGAGGCAATCGCGTCACCGTGCTCGCATGCGACGCCGGCGTGCACGCCGTGTCCCGGGTGACGGCCACCGAGCAGATCACCCTCGGCGGCGGTGGTGGCACGGACATGCGCGTCGGCATCGACTCCGCGCTCGCGGCCCGGGACCGCCCGAACATCGTCATCGTCCTCACCGACGGATTCACCCCCTGGCCCGACGAGGTCCCGTCCTGCCGCCTCATCGCGGCCCTGATCAGCGCGGGTGCACCGGAGCCCCCGAACTGGGTGGAGACGGTACGCATCCCCGCCTGA
- a CDS encoding DUF397 domain-containing protein codes for MSTTDLDWFKSSYSSAQGDSCVEVAMTAQSVRVRDSKDVTRPCLTIGREGWAAFVGSVR; via the coding sequence ATGAGCACTACCGATCTCGACTGGTTCAAGAGCAGTTACAGCAGCGCGCAGGGCGACAGCTGCGTAGAGGTCGCCATGACAGCGCAGAGCGTCCGTGTGCGGGACTCCAAGGACGTGACGCGCCCGTGCCTCACCATCGGACGCGAGGGCTGGGCGGCGTTCGTCGGATCGGTCCGCTGA
- a CDS encoding TIGR03118 family protein, whose protein sequence is MTQQASVRRPRSFTRQLMTTAVALGAAGAMVAASPSGPTKEDHGFQERDLVSDLPGRAEKTDPHLVNPWGLVTKRTGEILVSDNGSDLATSYDGARPGKPVNILSEVVSIPPGGAPTGVIRNDTDEFKFSGFGNTGPARFIFAGEDGDIFAFNPEVSATEAFRVHENSDGEDAVFKGLTLVSGKKKEKKEGDAKVQGNATVQGNTPVQGNTPVQGNTTVQANPTVKANPTVQANPTVQANPTVQANPTVKGNTTVQANPTVQGNTTVQAGNGDEKKAKPKLLVANFRDARIDVFDTNFDLVPSDGKFEDPGILDGFAPFDVKLIGSRVFVTYAMQDADKHDDVAGPGNGFINVFDTEGKLLQRFASQGVLNSPWGLEVAPKGFGKFANDLLVGNFGDGHINVFDLHSGKFKGTLSDPNGVPIEIPGLWGLQRGTERSGGKESVWFAAGINGEQNGLLGTLRAAKS, encoded by the coding sequence ATGACACAGCAGGCATCGGTCCGCCGGCCTCGGTCGTTCACCAGACAGCTGATGACAACCGCGGTGGCCCTGGGCGCCGCCGGGGCCATGGTGGCCGCGTCGCCGTCCGGGCCGACCAAGGAGGACCACGGCTTCCAGGAGCGGGACCTGGTGTCCGACCTCCCGGGCCGAGCCGAGAAAACGGACCCCCACCTGGTCAACCCCTGGGGCCTCGTGACCAAGCGCACGGGAGAGATCCTGGTCTCGGACAACGGAAGCGACCTGGCCACCTCATATGACGGAGCCAGGCCCGGGAAGCCGGTCAACATCCTTTCCGAGGTGGTGTCGATCCCTCCGGGCGGCGCACCGACTGGCGTCATACGCAACGACACGGACGAGTTCAAGTTCAGCGGCTTCGGTAATACCGGCCCGGCCCGGTTCATTTTCGCCGGGGAGGACGGCGACATCTTCGCGTTCAACCCGGAGGTGTCCGCGACGGAGGCTTTCCGGGTTCACGAGAACAGTGACGGCGAGGACGCCGTCTTCAAGGGCCTCACGCTGGTGAGCGGCAAGAAGAAGGAGAAGAAGGAGGGCGACGCCAAGGTCCAGGGCAACGCCACCGTCCAGGGCAACACCCCCGTCCAGGGCAACACCCCCGTCCAGGGCAACACCACGGTCCAAGCCAACCCCACCGTCAAGGCCAACCCCACGGTCCAAGCCAACCCCACCGTCCAAGCCAACCCCACCGTCCAAGCCAACCCCACCGTCAAGGGCAACACCACCGTCCAAGCCAACCCCACCGTCCAGGGCAACACCACGGTCCAGGCCGGGAACGGTGACGAGAAGAAGGCGAAGCCCAAGCTGCTCGTCGCGAACTTCCGTGATGCGCGGATCGATGTCTTCGACACCAATTTCGATCTCGTCCCGTCCGACGGCAAGTTCGAGGACCCTGGCATTCTCGATGGCTTCGCGCCGTTCGACGTCAAGCTGATCGGTTCGCGGGTCTTCGTGACCTACGCCATGCAGGACGCGGACAAGCATGACGACGTCGCCGGTCCGGGCAACGGCTTCATCAATGTCTTCGACACCGAGGGGAAGCTGCTGCAGCGCTTCGCCAGCCAGGGTGTACTCAACTCTCCCTGGGGTCTCGAGGTCGCGCCCAAGGGCTTCGGCAAGTTCGCCAACGACCTGCTCGTCGGCAACTTCGGCGACGGCCACATCAACGTCTTCGACCTGCACTCCGGGAAATTCAAGGGAACCCTGAGCGACCCCAATGGGGTACCGATCGAGATCCCGGGGCTGTGGGGGCTGCAGCGCGGCACCGAACGGTCCGGTGGTAAGGAATCGGTCTGGTTCGCCGCGGGAATCAACGGCGAGCAGAACGGGCTGCTGGGCACGTTGCGCGCCGCAAAGTCCTGA
- a CDS encoding DUF4232 domain-containing protein, with protein sequence MTVIPVRRIVILTTVAALTSGCGLSAELEREADPARTGARTQPQPSGTGPSAGARTLPPGDVAPTASVDAQGCPDTGVLVSTGVVNAAMGLRAMPVTLTNCGERDYLLNGYPDVRVRDVDRKRMDVTVLKGPGPITQLDDPGPHLVTLKPGESARSVFVWRYSAVDAATRRGSGVYVEIAPAVGGGRQTVRPEGGLDIGDTGLLGTTAWQKVVD encoded by the coding sequence ATGACCGTCATACCTGTGAGACGCATCGTGATCCTGACGACGGTGGCCGCCCTGACCTCCGGGTGCGGGCTCTCCGCCGAACTCGAGCGCGAGGCGGATCCGGCACGGACCGGAGCGCGGACTCAGCCCCAACCGTCGGGCACCGGTCCGTCGGCAGGTGCGCGGACGCTTCCGCCGGGTGATGTCGCGCCGACCGCTTCCGTGGACGCGCAGGGCTGCCCGGACACGGGTGTGCTGGTGTCGACCGGTGTGGTGAACGCCGCCATGGGACTGCGCGCCATGCCGGTGACGCTCACCAACTGCGGTGAGCGGGACTACCTGTTGAACGGCTACCCGGATGTACGGGTACGGGATGTGGACCGCAAGCGGATGGACGTCACGGTACTCAAGGGGCCGGGACCGATCACACAGCTCGACGACCCCGGACCGCACCTCGTGACGCTGAAGCCCGGGGAGTCCGCGCGCAGCGTGTTCGTATGGCGCTACTCGGCCGTCGACGCGGCGACACGGCGTGGGAGTGGCGTGTATGTGGAGATAGCCCCGGCGGTCGGGGGCGGCCGGCAGACCGTGCGGCCGGAGGGCGGCCTCGACATCGGCGACACAGGACTGCTCGGCACGACGGCGTGGCAGAAAGTCGTTGACTGA
- a CDS encoding endonuclease, whose protein sequence is MTTAEIVSATETDYLSQMAMAAERYANRTAQREKNRAVLRTRGVLYADEPERVEKRLARLGVDWSLAMAIEKTPSEPMATAGSTLPLPPESFGSNVLGLERLIGRNNLTPVAFLEEGSLVARSVGRVTISGPGGGHGTGFMISPSLLLTNNHVLRSKEEAGRSVVAFGLQAGIDGRPLVPAVFQLEPQRFFVTHRDLDFSVVAVAERGAQGEALSSFGWLALSGAQGKVILGELVNIIQHPRGEPKQVALRENQIVDVLDQFLQYESDTELGSSGSAVFNDQWEVVALHHSAVPKTDADGRPLSIDGTVWTPEMGEHRLAWKANEGVRISRMLQALHEVTLTGTAARLRDEVFTARAAPLPVEGPTPPAPAPSLDGAADGAGPDGSGAYVTGGTVQLSVPLRITVGVDTPVFRAGTVTAPQPAYTPAPTPAPMLPAVGRVDGSAAAARDLDAALVSLRLAEVRPYYDRAADLAARDAYYAGISTGDGKELRRALTALLEETHSPRPKYKPMLLVYPWVDLHKDGKLRSIYSGKPFSAEEFIRADAAVEEARLARMQELLLHESTMGPAEFEAEFDALEASMSFNCEHVVPQSWFAKQEPMRGDLHHLFACEVGCNSFRGNFPYFDFPGFEEVVRDDCGMREDVGFEPEEGKGTVARATLYFLLRYPGLVGDAPGEFPKNRLPDLLTWHDNEPVSEYEQHRNAAIAEMQGNRNPLIDHPEWARTIDFSGVWP, encoded by the coding sequence ATGACAACGGCAGAGATCGTTTCCGCGACGGAAACGGACTACCTGTCACAGATGGCGATGGCGGCAGAACGCTACGCGAACCGGACCGCGCAGCGGGAGAAGAACCGAGCCGTGCTCAGGACGCGCGGCGTGCTGTACGCCGACGAACCGGAGCGGGTCGAGAAGCGGCTGGCGCGACTCGGCGTCGACTGGTCACTGGCGATGGCGATCGAGAAGACGCCATCGGAACCCATGGCGACGGCAGGGAGCACCCTGCCACTCCCACCGGAGAGCTTCGGCAGCAATGTTCTGGGCCTGGAACGCCTCATCGGCCGCAACAATCTCACCCCGGTGGCATTCCTGGAGGAAGGCAGCCTGGTCGCCCGCTCGGTCGGCCGGGTCACCATCAGCGGGCCCGGGGGCGGTCACGGCACCGGCTTCATGATCTCCCCGTCCCTTCTGCTCACCAACAACCATGTGCTGCGCAGCAAGGAGGAAGCGGGTCGCAGCGTCGTCGCGTTCGGACTCCAGGCGGGTATCGACGGGCGCCCGCTCGTGCCGGCGGTTTTCCAGCTGGAGCCGCAGAGGTTCTTCGTCACCCATCGTGACCTGGACTTCAGCGTGGTCGCCGTGGCCGAACGCGGAGCGCAGGGTGAGGCGCTCTCGTCGTTCGGTTGGCTGGCGCTGAGCGGAGCACAAGGCAAGGTCATTCTGGGGGAGTTGGTCAACATCATCCAGCACCCCAGGGGCGAGCCCAAGCAGGTCGCGCTGCGCGAGAACCAGATCGTCGATGTGCTGGATCAGTTCCTGCAGTACGAGTCCGACACCGAGTTGGGGTCGTCGGGCTCCGCTGTCTTCAACGACCAGTGGGAGGTCGTCGCGCTGCATCATTCGGCCGTCCCGAAGACCGACGCCGACGGCCGGCCCCTGAGCATCGACGGGACGGTCTGGACTCCGGAGATGGGCGAGCACCGGCTGGCGTGGAAGGCCAACGAAGGGGTGCGGATCAGCCGTATGCTGCAGGCGCTGCACGAGGTCACGCTGACCGGCACAGCCGCCCGGCTGCGGGACGAGGTGTTCACCGCCCGAGCCGCCCCGCTCCCGGTGGAGGGGCCGACGCCCCCGGCGCCCGCGCCGTCACTCGACGGGGCGGCGGACGGGGCGGGACCTGACGGGTCCGGAGCGTACGTGACCGGCGGGACCGTACAGCTCAGCGTCCCACTGCGGATCACCGTCGGTGTCGACACGCCCGTGTTCCGGGCAGGTACGGTCACCGCCCCGCAGCCCGCGTACACGCCGGCACCGACGCCCGCACCCATGCTTCCCGCGGTCGGACGGGTGGACGGAAGCGCCGCTGCCGCGAGAGACCTGGATGCGGCCCTGGTCAGCCTCCGGCTCGCGGAGGTCCGGCCCTACTACGACCGTGCAGCCGACCTCGCCGCACGAGACGCCTACTACGCGGGAATCAGCACCGGCGACGGGAAGGAACTGCGCCGGGCGCTCACCGCATTGCTGGAGGAGACCCACTCGCCCCGGCCCAAGTACAAGCCGATGCTGCTGGTCTACCCGTGGGTGGACCTGCACAAGGACGGCAAGCTGCGCAGCATCTACTCCGGCAAGCCGTTCTCTGCCGAGGAGTTCATACGCGCCGACGCAGCGGTGGAGGAGGCCCGTCTGGCCCGTATGCAGGAACTCCTCCTGCACGAGAGCACGATGGGCCCGGCCGAGTTCGAAGCGGAGTTCGACGCTCTGGAGGCGTCGATGTCCTTCAACTGCGAACACGTCGTCCCGCAGTCGTGGTTCGCCAAGCAGGAGCCCATGCGGGGTGACCTGCACCACCTGTTCGCATGCGAGGTGGGGTGCAACAGCTTCCGCGGCAACTTCCCCTACTTCGACTTCCCCGGCTTCGAGGAAGTGGTCCGGGACGACTGCGGAATGCGCGAGGACGTGGGATTCGAACCCGAGGAGGGAAAGGGCACGGTCGCCAGGGCCACCCTGTACTTCCTGCTGCGCTACCCGGGGCTCGTCGGTGACGCACCGGGGGAGTTTCCCAAGAACCGGCTTCCCGACCTCCTGACCTGGCATGACAACGAGCCGGTGAGCGAGTACGAGCAGCACCGCAACGCCGCCATTGCGGAGATGCAGGGCAACCGCAACCCCCTGATAGACCACCCTGAGTGGGCCCGCACGATCGACTTCTCAGGCGTCTGGCCCTGA
- a CDS encoding ankyrin repeat domain-containing protein, protein MIERATEHRLAGDWRGACAAAHMDVTFDLSEVAEHCGDDVAAALEDDLRHLAPDLLRWHLPRVLGGRTTLATDRTVVLARYRPKGTDERRRTTPYLHITTPPMIDGPQRLALRFETVKDEQFAGVFGRTTEDWRYARHLWDARHTAELRERCGGSTDRPPFFHAGAAPRPADGLPTADPGAGDPAARAEWVTLLHQTGETEAAFAAAGIEVDPTPPTAWRYQSHPELILGRLALNLTRLEPEVRRLAAEGVADRFLIPCGRRTYVLLEQAGTGPRGGLRARIVDREDVKGEAVLAEAVWRRLPDLDLMRVGGVAAEHLHPLVREALFPRLQVADGQAGPPGPAAPAPVRVRCRGEWHEVGFRPGGLLRMPHSDEEQQRERALRAFGGAVAGCFALEQTWTSGDGRLPKALGTQRQELFLRAQHGDTPGVLELLDAGVDPRVRDAYGRTLLHTLHLLDHEPLLPRLLAEGLDLEARDRRDRTPLFVAVNDLGSRALVEALVAAGARLDVVDQSELSLAQVARRYKRTDLALLRERVQEEHPGVGAEWWDEYMDEQEEYYADEPDDEEVPL, encoded by the coding sequence ATGATCGAGCGCGCGACCGAACACCGCCTGGCCGGTGACTGGCGGGGTGCCTGCGCGGCGGCGCATATGGACGTCACCTTCGACCTGTCCGAGGTCGCCGAACACTGCGGGGACGACGTCGCCGCGGCCCTGGAGGACGACCTCCGTCACCTTGCCCCGGACCTGCTGCGCTGGCATCTGCCTCGGGTACTGGGCGGGCGTACCACACTCGCCACCGACAGGACGGTCGTCCTCGCGCGCTACCGGCCCAAGGGAACGGACGAGCGCCGCCGCACCACTCCGTACCTGCACATCACCACTCCCCCGATGATCGACGGACCTCAGCGGCTCGCCCTGCGGTTCGAGACGGTCAAGGACGAACAGTTCGCCGGCGTCTTCGGGCGTACCACGGAGGACTGGCGGTACGCGCGGCACCTGTGGGACGCACGGCACACCGCCGAACTGCGTGAACGGTGCGGCGGCAGCACGGACCGGCCGCCGTTCTTCCACGCCGGCGCCGCCCCGCGCCCTGCGGACGGACTCCCCACGGCCGACCCCGGCGCCGGCGACCCGGCGGCACGGGCCGAGTGGGTCACGCTGCTGCATCAGACAGGCGAGACCGAGGCCGCCTTCGCCGCCGCCGGCATCGAGGTGGACCCGACGCCTCCGACGGCCTGGCGGTACCAGTCGCATCCGGAACTCATCCTGGGCCGGCTCGCGCTGAACCTCACCCGCCTGGAGCCGGAGGTCCGCCGGCTGGCGGCCGAGGGCGTCGCCGACCGCTTCCTCATCCCGTGCGGCCGGCGGACGTACGTGCTGCTGGAGCAGGCGGGCACCGGCCCCCGCGGCGGACTGCGGGCGAGGATCGTCGACCGGGAGGACGTCAAGGGCGAGGCCGTGCTCGCCGAGGCCGTGTGGCGCAGGCTCCCCGACCTCGACCTGATGCGCGTCGGCGGAGTCGCGGCGGAGCACCTGCATCCGCTCGTCCGTGAGGCGCTGTTCCCCCGCCTCCAGGTCGCCGACGGCCAGGCCGGCCCGCCCGGCCCGGCGGCCCCCGCGCCCGTCCGGGTCAGGTGCCGCGGCGAATGGCACGAGGTGGGTTTCCGCCCCGGCGGCCTGCTCCGTATGCCGCACAGCGACGAGGAGCAGCAGCGCGAACGCGCCCTGCGCGCCTTCGGCGGCGCCGTCGCCGGGTGCTTCGCGCTGGAGCAGACGTGGACGTCGGGCGACGGCCGTCTGCCGAAGGCACTGGGCACCCAGCGGCAGGAGCTGTTCCTGCGCGCCCAGCACGGCGACACTCCCGGCGTGCTGGAACTCCTCGACGCGGGCGTGGACCCCCGGGTACGGGACGCCTACGGACGCACCCTGCTCCATACGCTCCATCTTCTCGACCACGAGCCGCTCCTGCCGCGGCTGCTGGCGGAGGGACTGGACCTCGAAGCCCGGGACCGCCGGGACCGCACGCCGCTGTTCGTGGCGGTCAACGACCTCGGTTCGAGGGCTCTCGTGGAGGCGCTCGTCGCCGCCGGGGCGCGGCTCGACGTGGTCGACCAGTCGGAGCTGTCGCTGGCCCAGGTCGCCCGCCGGTACAAGCGCACCGACCTGGCCCTCCTCCGGGAACGCGTCCAGGAGGAACATCCGGGCGTCGGCGCCGAGTGGTGGGACGAATACATGGACGAGCAGGAGGAGTACTACGCGGACGAGCCCGACGACGAGGAAGTGCCCTTGTGA